Proteins encoded together in one Salvelinus namaycush isolate Seneca chromosome 26, SaNama_1.0, whole genome shotgun sequence window:
- the LOC120021552 gene encoding cytokine receptor common subunit gamma-like produces the protein MKMVGSWLFLLISLQGYEAPSTPNVNCLIINLDYVNCIWSEQRIPEVNFTFFSNRFIKDNMEECTTYLQEKSYSVGCRLSYDMSDRFRTLTTKLVHQNNSYVQTHNLKSMVKLYPPVNLSVEMNKDPELNLYWNNSKNTYCIESEVRYRINSEKWKTSTPSKEQKYAVAFPLKSSRYEFQVRARVNDICGESKFWSEWSQPIQWDSMKGNNFTDISGSSMSVWKPVLSLVGTMTLFILACMLVYRERERLRFILIPIVPNPGKNLDENVEAWLPISKDICFQPNFTEFACPVREYSLVPQTGSVSESESNFSILTDQSDCLSTCSSSASTFPVTSENEQAGIE, from the exons aTGAAGATGGTTGGAAGCTGGTtgtttctcctcatctctctccaagGATATGAGGCTCCCTCCACCCCCA ATGTAAACTGCCTGATCATTAATCTGGATTATGTCAACTGCATCTGGAGTGAACAGAGGATCCCAGAGGTCAACTTCACCTTTTTCAGCAACAG GTTCATCAAAGATAATATGGAGGAGTGCACAACATAtctacaggagaagagttatTCTGTGGGATGTAGACTGTCCTATGACATGTCTGACAGGTTTAGAACACTGACAACCAAGCTGGTCCATCAGAACAACAGTTATGTGCAGACCCATAACCTGAAAAGCATGG TGAAGCTTTACCCTCCTGTTAACCTGTCAGTTGAGATGAACAAAGACCCAGAGCTGAATCTGTACTGGAACAACAGCAAGAACACCTACTGCATTGAGAGTGAAGTTCGCTACAGAATAAACAGCGAGAAGTGGAAG ACATCTACTCCAAGCAAGGAACAGAAGTATGCTGTGGCTTTTCCGTTAAAGAGCAGTCGTTATGAGTTTCAAGTGAGAGCACGAGTAAACGACATCTGTGGCGAGTCCAAGTTCTGGAGTGAATGGAGTCAGCCCATTCAATGGGATTCCATGAAGGGAAATAACTTCACAG ACATATCTGGCAGCTCAATGTCTGTGTGGAAGCCAGTACTGTCATTAGTGGGTACCATGACACTCTTCATATTGGCCTGCATGCTGGTCTACAGGGAAAG AGAACGACTGAGATTCATCCTCATTCCCATTGTGCCTAATCCAGGCAAGAACCTAGATGAGAATGTAGAG GCCTGGCTTCCCATCTCCAAGGACATTTGCTTCCAGCCTAACTTCACTGAGTTTGCCTGTCCTGTTCGTGAGTACAGTCTGGTTCCCCAAACTGGCAGCGTCAGCGaatctgagagcaacttctccatCCTAACAGACCAGTCAGATTGCCTGTCCACGTGTTCCTCCTCAGCTTCCACTTTTCCTGTCACAAGTGAAAATGAACAAGCTGGTATTGAGTGA